In Luteitalea sp. TBR-22, one genomic interval encodes:
- a CDS encoding DEAD/DEAH box helicase, whose product MVIVNEIARTLEDAGFAVTDRVTLPARAATYAPVPAGLAAPLATRLAADYPKGLYRHQSEALAASAGGEDVCLATPTASGKSLVFMAAAADACLEDKSARVLALYPAKALIQDQLEKWKAFLGPLGISVGFIDGSVPVKQRDAILIASRVVAMTPDVAHAWLMSHLTTTPVSAFLSRLQLAILDEAHVYDGVFGTNMAYFLRRLDASSRAHRVISSTATIGEPAAFMQQLTGREMRVVDGTVDGSGASAKTLLLAPSVGKDAFDRTVTLLAKLAETGAGRFLAFGDSRKAVERIVAAVLRQRKGKPAIAADDEDDDDIEPEVASALQHVLPYRAGYEAEDRARIQQALSTGELSGVVSTSALELGIDIGDLDIVVLMNTPPSVKAFRQRIGRAGRRREAVCILLDDREVMAPLATYVAREPEPSWLYLENRFIQYAHALCAASETQATGRAIVDADGMDSLPRAFRRLVINELQPTEGIAPDLYPLKQQAQDCPHYEFPIRSAGEQSLNIVGPFDKPLGSVSYSQMLREAYPGAVYYYMARPYRVTSVDLRTREIRTKSSRYVTTRPITETMAFPDMLNGVLQAWTMDAGYVCETELQVSQRVKGFTEQRGSQKHTFEYGPLSPHAQRPLNRFFRTTGVAWTFQGVARSEAIAEAILQAFCVVCGVHDRDLGYAYFKAETTPFMSGPSVGTVIFDATNGSLRLTERLAERFAEVVSVAAEAAQDPAVRQDLTTLLRAVTDLAPRSLATAGTPASSDEWTVLIARGTTAMHAHAKSGLIEVTVKDYRYTPQGLLYELEPLRATVRRDQDGELVEVPKGKWLVPAGSVQAINGQTRLMRVNLVTGEEETSTSIDSAA is encoded by the coding sequence ATGGTCATCGTCAACGAGATCGCGCGCACGCTGGAAGACGCCGGATTCGCCGTCACCGATCGGGTGACCCTCCCCGCGCGCGCCGCGACGTACGCACCCGTCCCCGCGGGACTGGCCGCGCCACTGGCGACCCGCCTCGCCGCTGACTACCCGAAGGGCCTCTACCGGCACCAGTCCGAGGCGCTCGCCGCGTCCGCCGGAGGCGAGGACGTGTGCCTGGCCACGCCGACGGCCTCCGGAAAGTCCCTCGTCTTCATGGCCGCGGCCGCGGATGCCTGCCTCGAGGACAAGTCCGCGCGCGTCCTGGCGCTGTACCCCGCGAAGGCCCTCATCCAGGATCAGCTCGAGAAGTGGAAGGCCTTCCTCGGGCCGCTCGGCATCTCGGTCGGCTTCATCGACGGCAGCGTGCCGGTCAAGCAGCGCGACGCCATCCTGATCGCGTCGCGCGTCGTCGCCATGACGCCCGACGTGGCGCACGCGTGGCTCATGAGCCACCTCACTACCACGCCCGTGAGCGCCTTCCTGTCGCGCCTGCAACTCGCCATCCTCGACGAGGCGCACGTGTACGACGGCGTGTTCGGCACGAACATGGCCTACTTCCTCCGCCGTCTCGACGCGTCGAGCCGCGCCCACCGCGTGATCAGCAGCACCGCCACCATCGGCGAGCCCGCCGCCTTCATGCAGCAGCTGACCGGCCGCGAGATGCGCGTGGTCGACGGCACCGTGGACGGCAGCGGCGCGTCGGCGAAGACGCTGCTCCTCGCGCCGAGCGTCGGCAAGGACGCCTTCGACCGCACGGTCACGCTGCTGGCGAAGCTTGCCGAGACGGGTGCCGGCCGCTTCCTCGCGTTCGGCGACTCCCGCAAGGCCGTCGAGCGCATCGTGGCCGCGGTGCTGCGCCAGCGGAAGGGCAAGCCGGCCATCGCGGCAGACGACGAAGACGATGACGACATCGAGCCGGAGGTGGCGTCGGCCCTGCAGCACGTGCTGCCGTATCGCGCCGGCTACGAGGCCGAGGACCGCGCCAGGATCCAGCAGGCCCTATCGACCGGTGAGCTCTCCGGCGTCGTCTCCACGAGCGCCCTCGAGCTCGGCATCGACATCGGCGACCTCGACATCGTCGTGCTCATGAACACGCCTCCCTCGGTGAAGGCCTTCCGCCAGCGCATCGGGCGCGCCGGCCGTCGTCGCGAGGCCGTGTGCATCCTGCTCGACGACCGTGAGGTGATGGCGCCCCTCGCGACGTACGTCGCGCGGGAGCCCGAGCCGAGCTGGCTGTATCTCGAGAACCGCTTCATCCAGTACGCGCACGCGCTGTGCGCGGCGTCCGAAACTCAGGCGACCGGCCGCGCCATCGTCGACGCCGACGGCATGGACTCGCTGCCGCGGGCGTTCCGTCGCCTGGTGATCAACGAACTGCAGCCGACGGAAGGCATCGCGCCCGACCTGTATCCGCTCAAGCAGCAGGCGCAGGACTGCCCGCACTACGAGTTCCCGATCCGGTCCGCCGGCGAGCAGAGCCTGAACATCGTCGGCCCGTTCGACAAGCCGCTCGGCTCCGTGTCGTACTCGCAGATGCTGCGCGAAGCGTATCCGGGCGCTGTGTACTACTACATGGCGCGTCCGTACCGTGTCACGTCCGTGGACCTGCGCACGCGCGAGATCCGCACCAAGTCTTCCAGGTACGTCACGACGCGTCCGATCACCGAGACGATGGCGTTCCCCGACATGCTGAACGGGGTGCTGCAGGCCTGGACGATGGATGCGGGGTACGTGTGCGAGACGGAACTGCAGGTGAGCCAGCGCGTGAAGGGGTTCACGGAACAGCGGGGCAGCCAGAAGCACACCTTCGAGTACGGGCCGCTCTCGCCGCACGCGCAGCGTCCGCTCAACAGGTTCTTCCGGACGACCGGCGTGGCGTGGACGTTCCAGGGCGTGGCGCGCAGCGAGGCCATCGCGGAGGCCATCCTGCAGGCCTTCTGCGTGGTGTGCGGCGTGCACGACCGTGACCTCGGCTACGCCTACTTCAAGGCGGAGACAACGCCGTTCATGTCGGGGCCGTCGGTCGGCACGGTGATCTTCGACGCCACCAACGGTAGCCTTCGTCTCACGGAGCGACTGGCCGAGCGGTTCGCCGAGGTGGTCAGCGTGGCGGCCGAGGCGGCACAGGACCCCGCGGTGCGTCAGGACCTCACGACACTGCTGCGAGCGGTGACCGACCTGGCGCCGCGGTCACTCGCCACGGCAGGCACGCCGGCGTCGTCCGACGAGTGGACGGTGCTCATTGCGCGCGGCACGACCGCGATGCACGCCCACGCGAAGAGCGGCCTCATCGAGGTCACCGTGAAGGACTACCGCTACACGCCGCAGGGGCTCCTCTACGAGCTCGAGCCGCTCCGGGCGACCGTCCGGCGCGACCAGGACGGCGAGCTCGTCGAGGTGCCGAAGGGCAAGTGGCTGGTGCCGGCCGGCAGCGTCCAGGCCATCAATGGTCAGACGCGGCTGATGCGCGTGAACCTGGTGACGGGTGAGGAGGAGACGTCGACCTCCATCGATTCAGCGGCCTGA
- a CDS encoding antitoxin, with protein sequence MDTAKVFWSGRSQAVRLPRAFRVDAGEVRIRRRGRAIVLEPVPESWEWLDALVGNVDDDFASAVREEPDAPERRGLSQVFR encoded by the coding sequence GTGGACACCGCCAAGGTCTTCTGGTCCGGTCGCTCGCAGGCGGTGCGGTTGCCGCGTGCCTTTCGCGTCGATGCCGGTGAGGTTCGTATCCGGCGCCGCGGGCGCGCGATCGTGCTGGAACCGGTTCCCGAGTCATGGGAGTGGCTCGATGCGCTCGTCGGCAACGTCGACGATGACTTTGCGTCAGCGGTGCGGGAGGAGCCGGATGCGCCGGAGCGTCGCGGGTTGAGCCAGGTGTTCCGCTGA
- a CDS encoding type II toxin-antitoxin system VapC family toxin: MRYLLDANAVIALLNDTTSPIARRVRRHAPREFGVSAIVIHELYYGAYKSQRVEQNVARVDALRFSVLEFDDEDARQAGQIRAHLASKGTPIGPFDVLIAGQARARGLTLVTHNTSEFQRVPGLIVEDWKAVTRQRRGRA, from the coding sequence ATGCGGTATCTCCTCGACGCGAACGCCGTCATCGCGTTGTTGAACGACACGACCTCGCCGATCGCCAGGCGTGTCCGTCGCCATGCGCCTCGCGAGTTCGGGGTGTCGGCGATTGTCATCCACGAGTTGTACTACGGGGCGTACAAGAGTCAGCGGGTGGAGCAGAACGTCGCCCGCGTGGACGCGCTCCGGTTCTCGGTGTTGGAGTTCGACGACGAGGACGCCCGTCAGGCGGGCCAGATCAGGGCCCACCTCGCGTCGAAAGGAACGCCGATCGGCCCCTTCGACGTGTTGATCGCTGGCCAGGCCAGGGCACGCGGGCTGACGCTCGTCACCCACAACACGAGCGAGTTCCAGCGAGTGCCCGGGTTGATCGTAGAGGACTGGAAGGCTGTCACTCGACAGCGCCGTGGCCGGGCATGA
- a CDS encoding DUF4174 domain-containing protein, translated as MSPLIVEPSRMQADPLATWRWTHRLLVIDVPDTASGRQTLAAFRKAVDAEVDALLDRDLLIVPVGDLPRPRETRRPWVDLPADARQAVRRQLGMQGSGAELVLVGKDGGAKARQAGTFDLPRVFTEIDAMPMRRAERKQP; from the coding sequence ATGTCCCCGCTCATCGTCGAACCCAGCCGCATGCAGGCAGACCCGCTCGCCACCTGGCGCTGGACCCACCGGCTGCTGGTCATCGACGTGCCCGACACCGCATCAGGCCGGCAGACGCTCGCGGCCTTCCGCAAGGCCGTCGACGCGGAGGTGGACGCACTCCTCGATCGCGACCTGCTGATCGTGCCGGTAGGCGACCTGCCGCGCCCGCGAGAGACGCGGCGACCCTGGGTCGATCTCCCGGCCGACGCTCGACAGGCCGTGCGACGTCAGCTCGGGATGCAGGGCAGCGGCGCCGAACTCGTGCTCGTCGGCAAGGACGGCGGCGCCAAGGCGCGTCAGGCCGGCACGTTCGATCTGCCGCGAGTCTTCACCGAGATCGACGCCATGCCGATGCGGCGCGCCGAACGCAAGCAGCCGTAG
- the asnB gene encoding asparagine synthase (glutamine-hydrolyzing) → MCGITGILSRRSAIAPDTVQAGMAALHHRGPDGRQHWLASDRQVALGHTRLSIIDLTTGEQPISNEDRSIHIVVNGEFYDFERTRGELEARGHRFRTKSDSEIALHLYEDYGPECLHQLRGEYAFLIWDERNQRLIAGRDRFGVKPLFFAEHGDALYFASEVKALFAMGVPARWSDEAIYAGGFIIPSERTLFKGVQAVPPGHFLRATREGHRLQQYWDVDYPRDDAPPPPRSEAEWVDDFREVLEQSVKTRLRADVPVGCYLSGGIDSCAVLGLASLHHAGPVRAYTLTFDGAQYDESVIAEEMARHAGATYQPIAMKQADLADNFRAAVIQSELPFVNGHTVAKFMLSRAVRDSGYKVVLTGEGSDEILAGYPHFRRDMLLYHTSGQDASEVARLLQQLVDNNQVSRGLLMPEGQGDVGATCQSLLGFVPSWLEGMGGSAVRQHAMMKDEFVRAHEGADIIGTLLASIDVERRLKGRNAVHAALYLWAKTILPHYILSNLGDRMEMGHSIEGRVPFMDHNVAEYLHQTPVSMKIRGMTEKYILREAVKDVITPTVYHRQKHPFLSPPATLHPEEPLHALMQDTLRGKAGGEVPFLDQKKIVAALDSLNDPALDAGQRTVMDQPLTLALSFVFMHEGLGIAN, encoded by the coding sequence ATGTGCGGAATCACGGGCATCCTGTCGCGCCGATCAGCCATCGCCCCCGATACGGTGCAGGCAGGCATGGCGGCGCTCCACCATCGAGGGCCCGACGGCCGGCAGCACTGGCTCGCCTCCGACCGGCAGGTGGCGCTCGGGCACACCCGCCTGTCGATCATCGACCTCACCACCGGCGAGCAGCCCATCTCGAACGAGGACCGCTCCATCCACATCGTCGTGAACGGCGAGTTCTACGACTTCGAGCGGACGCGAGGCGAACTCGAGGCGCGGGGCCACCGGTTCCGCACGAAGTCGGACAGCGAGATCGCGCTGCACCTGTACGAGGACTACGGGCCGGAGTGCCTGCACCAGCTGCGCGGCGAATACGCGTTCCTCATCTGGGACGAGCGCAACCAGCGCCTCATCGCGGGACGCGATCGGTTCGGGGTCAAGCCGCTGTTCTTCGCCGAACACGGCGACGCGCTGTACTTCGCGTCGGAGGTCAAGGCCCTGTTCGCCATGGGCGTCCCGGCGCGGTGGAGCGACGAGGCGATCTACGCCGGCGGGTTCATCATCCCGAGCGAACGCACCCTCTTCAAGGGGGTGCAGGCCGTTCCGCCCGGCCACTTCCTGCGCGCCACGCGTGAAGGCCATCGCCTGCAGCAGTACTGGGACGTGGACTATCCGCGCGACGACGCGCCGCCGCCTCCGCGCAGCGAGGCCGAGTGGGTCGACGACTTCAGGGAGGTGCTGGAGCAATCGGTCAAGACGCGGTTACGCGCCGACGTGCCCGTCGGCTGCTACCTGAGCGGCGGCATCGATTCGTGCGCGGTGCTGGGACTCGCGTCGCTCCATCACGCCGGGCCGGTGCGCGCGTACACGCTGACCTTCGACGGCGCGCAGTACGACGAGAGCGTAATCGCCGAGGAGATGGCCAGGCACGCGGGCGCCACGTACCAGCCGATCGCGATGAAGCAGGCCGACCTGGCCGACAACTTCCGCGCCGCGGTGATCCAGTCGGAGCTGCCGTTCGTCAACGGGCACACCGTGGCGAAGTTCATGTTGAGCCGGGCGGTGCGCGACAGCGGCTACAAGGTGGTGCTGACCGGCGAGGGATCGGACGAGATCCTGGCCGGGTATCCGCACTTCCGCCGCGACATGCTGCTGTACCACACGTCCGGGCAGGACGCGAGCGAGGTGGCGCGCCTCCTCCAGCAGCTCGTGGACAACAACCAGGTGTCGCGCGGCCTGCTGATGCCGGAGGGCCAGGGCGACGTCGGCGCCACGTGCCAGTCGCTGCTCGGCTTCGTGCCGTCGTGGCTGGAGGGCATGGGCGGGAGCGCCGTCCGGCAACACGCGATGATGAAGGACGAGTTCGTGCGCGCGCACGAGGGCGCCGACATCATCGGCACGCTGCTGGCGTCCATCGACGTGGAGCGTCGGCTCAAGGGGCGCAACGCCGTGCACGCCGCGCTCTACCTCTGGGCCAAGACCATCCTCCCGCACTACATCCTGTCCAACCTAGGCGATCGGATGGAGATGGGCCACTCCATCGAGGGGCGGGTGCCCTTCATGGATCACAACGTCGCGGAGTACCTGCACCAGACGCCGGTCTCCATGAAGATCCGCGGGATGACCGAGAAGTACATCCTGCGCGAGGCCGTCAAGGACGTCATCACGCCGACCGTGTACCACCGGCAGAAGCATCCGTTCCTGAGCCCGCCGGCGACGCTGCATCCCGAGGAGCCGCTGCACGCGCTGATGCAGGACACCCTGCGCGGCAAGGCCGGGGGCGAGGTGCCGTTCCTCGACCAGAAGAAGATCGTCGCCGCCCTGGACTCATTGAACGATCCCGCCCTGGATGCGGGTCAGCGGACGGTGATGGACCAGCCGCTCACCCTGGCGCTGAGCTTCGTCTTCATGCACGAGGGGTTGGGGATCGCGAACTAG
- a CDS encoding peptidase inhibitor family I36 protein yields the protein MRLLSTSLVAGLMMYGAASTASAQSWGRGAYPEAGACFYEDINFGGRYFCTRMGAAAERVPSQLNDEISSVRVFGGAEVLVFRDGSMRGEARRFTNSVRDLRNSGFNDRLTSFVVQPRGYADRGYSNGGYGYGNQGYGNQGYGNPGYGYGGYDNNGRYGNGQYGNGRYGNGRYDDPAYGYGRDQGRYQGGVNRGSYQEAARMVQQAYRRVFGREPDRDAQPWVDEVLKNGWSQRQLEQALRNTPEGRGY from the coding sequence ATGCGACTGCTTTCCACGTCTCTCGTTGCCGGACTGATGATGTATGGAGCCGCCTCGACTGCGTCCGCGCAGTCCTGGGGGCGTGGCGCGTACCCCGAAGCCGGCGCCTGCTTCTACGAGGACATCAACTTCGGTGGCCGCTACTTCTGCACGCGGATGGGCGCCGCCGCCGAACGGGTGCCCTCGCAGCTGAACGACGAGATCTCGTCCGTGCGCGTGTTCGGGGGCGCGGAAGTGCTCGTCTTCCGCGACGGCTCGATGCGCGGCGAGGCGCGACGCTTCACAAATAGCGTCAGGGACCTGCGCAACAGCGGCTTCAACGATCGCCTGACCTCGTTCGTGGTGCAGCCGCGCGGCTATGCCGACCGCGGCTACTCCAACGGCGGCTATGGCTATGGCAACCAGGGCTATGGCAACCAGGGCTACGGCAACCCTGGCTACGGTTATGGTGGCTACGACAACAACGGCCGGTACGGCAACGGGCAATACGGCAACGGCCGTTATGGGAACGGACGCTACGACGACCCGGCGTATGGCTATGGACGCGATCAGGGTCGCTACCAGGGCGGCGTCAACCGCGGGTCGTATCAGGAGGCCGCGCGCATGGTGCAGCAGGCGTACCGTCGGGTGTTCGGGCGCGAACCGGATCGCGACGCGCAGCCGTGGGTCGACGAAGTCCTGAAGAACGGCTGGAGCCAGCGTCAGCTCGAGCAGGCGTTGCGCAACACGCCTGAAGGCCGCGGGTACTGA
- a CDS encoding IPT/TIG domain-containing protein, protein MRLRVTVPGEGTTLAEGLSLPDGQFALVVPPAAERPAVVQLEAVDRSGEVLARLETRGDRAVVLPLERRPPNEEDTPPLLTDAVTALATQVAQLEQAGELPTGAQQWLAAAVGRLSWLGALVEPARRAMLGDQSAAVVVREALGAWARETPCTDASADEVPGEQEEPRRDDVSVVAETLISADAVGTLMASILSVGRSLDEQVELAEGLGAALSVRTTLEALARAASLGDVPVMSVMMGAPGPMPLGMPGLGLPGGGLPGGGLPGGGFPGGGFPGAPGGLGGRPKGPSIVRVHPTVADVVERFRSADMFPPSDKQRCLIFAVTEVARLQASFPDYRITALSPADACPGQELTITGVHFGTHGSVVFPGTAAPITSAAAIEWTDTRIRVTIPSGAAPGLITLSILEASFMRCGQVFTVFRRGASDDAFAGGTAAVTAFRLDGSKDPQRVEPGAVVSISCDVTVHPTTRTRVFVTRDGTTLADFGTLVGGGHRQHDFTAPVVTQPATCIVHLLVGGPCGEVDHLQTITVAARPRLGVAHLEVTQGVQDAAHTVQLVEGRTTGVRAYLTSGLGAFTYTGVPGEVAGVTGTLQVERGGVVVASIAPAGPVTINAGFADVDRSGTAHALLFVVPGALMSGDVTMRVTARAPGLPGFGADTPSASGSRVVRARPAGTLTVIQLRMGLTNPAHPTPAPSDADWKFSAVGTQDRYPLGDTDLWVAVPATGDLLSTDHFLGKKGGWEDALDDLDDYADRYNEFTFIFACTVPSGAFALNGISHAANDRPWPLENDRRCFLSQSRRRATFAHEMAHTLGVGHAPCADPGTDFPEGIDPNLGPNIGAGVVGWRTSDGALMPPMWAELMSYCTPANGIYDDRWPSIALWHILIDQLN, encoded by the coding sequence GTGCGACTTCGCGTGACGGTCCCCGGCGAGGGCACGACGCTCGCCGAGGGCCTGTCGCTTCCCGACGGGCAGTTCGCGCTCGTCGTCCCGCCGGCGGCCGAGCGACCTGCGGTGGTGCAGCTCGAGGCGGTCGATCGATCCGGCGAGGTCCTGGCGCGACTCGAGACGCGCGGCGACCGGGCCGTCGTGCTCCCGCTCGAGCGCAGGCCACCGAACGAGGAAGACACCCCACCGTTGCTCACCGACGCCGTGACCGCCCTCGCCACGCAGGTGGCTCAGCTGGAGCAGGCAGGAGAACTGCCCACCGGTGCGCAGCAATGGCTGGCCGCCGCGGTGGGACGGCTGTCGTGGCTCGGCGCGCTCGTCGAGCCGGCGCGTCGCGCGATGCTCGGCGATCAGTCCGCCGCCGTTGTCGTGCGCGAGGCGCTCGGCGCCTGGGCGCGCGAGACGCCATGTACCGATGCATCCGCTGACGAGGTGCCAGGCGAGCAGGAGGAACCGCGTCGAGACGACGTGTCGGTGGTCGCGGAGACGCTGATCTCGGCAGACGCGGTGGGCACCCTCATGGCGTCGATTCTTTCCGTCGGCCGCTCCCTCGATGAACAGGTGGAGCTTGCCGAAGGTCTCGGCGCCGCGCTCTCCGTGCGCACGACGCTGGAGGCCCTCGCACGTGCGGCCTCGCTGGGCGACGTCCCCGTGATGTCGGTGATGATGGGCGCGCCCGGACCCATGCCGCTCGGCATGCCCGGTCTCGGCCTTCCCGGCGGCGGGCTCCCCGGTGGCGGGCTCCCGGGTGGCGGCTTCCCGGGTGGTGGCTTCCCCGGCGCGCCGGGCGGGCTCGGCGGCAGGCCGAAGGGGCCGTCGATCGTGCGGGTGCATCCGACGGTCGCCGACGTCGTGGAACGCTTCCGGTCCGCCGATATGTTCCCGCCGTCGGACAAGCAGCGCTGCCTGATCTTCGCCGTCACCGAGGTCGCCCGACTGCAGGCCTCGTTTCCCGATTACCGCATCACCGCCCTGTCGCCAGCCGACGCGTGCCCGGGGCAGGAACTCACGATCACCGGCGTGCACTTCGGCACTCATGGCTCGGTGGTGTTCCCGGGCACGGCCGCGCCCATCACCAGCGCCGCCGCGATCGAATGGACCGACACGCGCATCCGCGTCACCATCCCGAGCGGAGCGGCTCCCGGCCTGATCACGCTGAGCATCCTCGAGGCGTCGTTCATGCGCTGCGGGCAGGTGTTCACCGTCTTCCGCCGGGGCGCCAGTGACGATGCGTTCGCGGGAGGCACTGCCGCGGTCACCGCCTTCCGGCTCGACGGCTCGAAGGATCCGCAGCGCGTCGAACCGGGCGCCGTCGTGTCGATCTCCTGCGACGTCACCGTGCATCCGACCACGAGGACGCGCGTGTTCGTGACGCGGGACGGCACCACGCTCGCCGACTTCGGGACGCTGGTCGGCGGTGGTCACCGTCAGCACGACTTCACCGCGCCTGTCGTGACCCAGCCGGCCACCTGCATCGTCCACCTGCTCGTCGGCGGGCCGTGCGGAGAGGTCGACCACCTGCAGACGATCACCGTGGCGGCCAGGCCGCGCCTTGGCGTCGCGCACCTCGAGGTGACGCAGGGCGTGCAGGACGCCGCGCACACGGTGCAACTCGTGGAGGGCCGTACGACCGGCGTGCGCGCCTACCTGACCAGTGGTCTCGGCGCGTTCACTTATACCGGTGTGCCGGGCGAGGTGGCCGGCGTCACGGGCACGCTGCAGGTCGAGCGTGGCGGCGTGGTGGTGGCCTCGATTGCTCCGGCCGGTCCCGTGACGATCAACGCCGGTTTCGCCGACGTGGATCGATCCGGCACGGCGCACGCGCTGCTGTTCGTCGTGCCCGGCGCGCTGATGAGCGGCGACGTCACGATGCGGGTCACGGCTCGCGCGCCCGGGCTGCCGGGATTCGGCGCCGACACGCCGTCGGCGAGCGGGTCGCGCGTCGTGCGTGCCCGGCCCGCCGGCACGCTGACCGTGATCCAGTTGCGGATGGGCCTCACCAACCCCGCGCATCCGACCCCGGCCCCCAGCGACGCCGACTGGAAGTTCTCCGCCGTCGGCACGCAGGACCGCTATCCACTGGGCGACACCGACCTGTGGGTGGCGGTGCCGGCGACCGGCGACCTGCTGTCCACCGATCACTTCCTGGGCAAGAAGGGCGGATGGGAGGACGCGCTCGACGACCTCGACGACTACGCCGATCGCTACAACGAGTTCACGTTCATCTTCGCGTGCACGGTGCCGTCGGGGGCGTTCGCGCTCAACGGCATCTCGCACGCCGCCAACGATCGGCCCTGGCCGCTCGAGAACGATCGCCGCTGCTTCCTCTCGCAGTCGCGTCGGCGCGCGACGTTCGCCCACGAGATGGCGCACACCCTCGGCGTCGGGCACGCGCCGTGTGCCGACCCGGGGACGGACTTCCCCGAAGGCATCGACCCGAACCTCGGGCCGAACATCGGCGCCGGCGTGGTCGGGTGGAGGACGTCGGACGGCGCGCTGATGCCGCCCATGTGGGCCGAGCTCATGTCGTACTGCACCCCGGCCAACGGCATCTACGACGACCGGTGGCCGTCGATCGCCCTCTGGCACATCCTGATCGACCAGCTGAATTGA
- a CDS encoding PadR family transcriptional regulator, whose amino-acid sequence MTPPPADGRKDSIVRELKRGSLELIVLHLLAPGEAYGYEIVTKLTRESGGALEVTDGTLYPVLYRLERAGFVTVRWDTAGRGVPRKYYQLTDLGRQELATLTTEWFAFADAMARLLGQGRDR is encoded by the coding sequence ATGACACCGCCACCAGCCGACGGCCGCAAGGACAGCATCGTTCGCGAGCTAAAGCGGGGTTCGCTCGAGCTGATCGTGTTGCACCTGCTCGCGCCCGGCGAGGCCTATGGCTACGAGATCGTCACGAAGCTGACCCGCGAGTCGGGCGGCGCGCTCGAGGTCACCGACGGCACGTTGTACCCCGTCCTCTACCGGCTCGAGCGGGCCGGCTTCGTCACCGTCCGCTGGGACACGGCCGGGCGTGGCGTCCCTCGCAAGTACTACCAACTCACGGACCTCGGGCGCCAGGAGCTCGCCACTCTCACCACCGAGTGGTTCGCATTCGCCGACGCGATGGCCCGACTGCTCGGGCAAGGCAGGGACCGATGA
- a CDS encoding RDD family protein, with protein sequence MTTDTYLDQVLAHLPPTTPQRQQIALELRGHIEERLAAGTPLDEVVRQLGAPDVLARSYLAGLPLTPADFGPRLVAKVFDAGAFILAAVVVGGSAWLYPREGVAQVLMLLAIAIAAFGYVTYTIIAEWRTGQTFGKRWFGLSVVQESGAPITLGQAVVRQLSTMLQVFWIDAMFVLFTERRQRAFELLSKTRVVKATPGSV encoded by the coding sequence ATGACCACCGACACGTATCTCGATCAGGTGCTTGCGCACCTGCCGCCGACCACGCCACAGCGCCAGCAGATTGCCCTCGAGCTGCGTGGCCACATCGAGGAGCGACTGGCCGCGGGCACGCCGCTCGACGAGGTGGTGCGGCAACTCGGTGCGCCCGACGTGCTGGCCCGGTCGTACCTGGCGGGATTGCCGCTCACGCCGGCCGACTTCGGCCCGCGCCTGGTCGCGAAGGTGTTCGATGCCGGCGCCTTCATCCTCGCCGCCGTCGTGGTGGGCGGGTCGGCATGGCTGTACCCGCGCGAGGGCGTGGCGCAGGTGCTGATGCTGCTGGCGATTGCCATCGCCGCCTTCGGCTACGTCACCTACACGATCATCGCCGAGTGGCGCACCGGGCAGACGTTCGGCAAGCGCTGGTTCGGCCTCTCCGTCGTCCAGGAGAGCGGCGCGCCGATCACGCTGGGACAGGCCGTCGTCCGGCAGCTCTCGACGATGCTGCAGGTGTTCTGGATCGACGCGATGTTCGTGTTGTTCACCGAGCGTCGGCAGCGCGCCTTCGAGCTGCTGTCGAAGACGCGCGTCGTCAAGGCCACGCCTGGCTCCGTGTGA